The Streptomyces sp. NBC_01142 genome has a window encoding:
- a CDS encoding transposase yields the protein MGPQRPAHPHRTEHLQDHLPRSLDTGNRPLTSGHWMIDAIRYLVDNGIKWRAMPVDFPAWDRVTHSSADGGRPG from the coding sequence CTGGGCCCGCAACGGCCGGCTCATCCGCACCGCACCGAGCACCTACAAGATCACCTTCCCCGATCCCTTGACACCGGCAACAGGCCCTTAACTTCGGGGCATTGGATGATCGACGCGATCCGGTATCTCGTGGACAACGGGATCAAGTGGCGAGCGATGCCGGTGGACTTCCCGGCCTGGGACCGGGTCACGCATTCTTCCGCCGATGGCGGGAGACCGGGCTGA
- a CDS encoding IS4 family transposase, with product MAQSVMRATDVFAPGHIGELTQVIPPELVDAVLDETGARERRLRSLPSRVGVYFVLALGLFEHLGAGMVWGKLVAGLAAVVPRPSEKALRDLRRRVGVAPLKRLFDVLAGPLAQPSTPGVRYRRWRTVAFDGCGSLNVPDHERNRSWLGRTERRHGPAGYPRIMLMTLCETGTRGLIAADFGPATKGEADYAHDLVGHLSSDMLLLADRAFDSNELLADIAAQGAQFLIRATSVRRPPVLALLPGGSYLTRIAGLSLRMIEAEIRSRTADGGDFGGTYRLLTTLTDHRTDPADHLVRLYHERWEIEITYLALRHTLLKGRVLRSKDPVGLEQEMWGLLTLYQALRSVMVTAVETTPGCDPDRAGFTVALEAARDAIVSLIGTTSASGPSNGSDLVGHIGARVLQALLPRRRMRLSARIVKCGTSRYNIWNRDGRPRGSTPITGIAITVHPPSLSSAHDPDQAPTGRWGRVCQILAANSNKAMHARDITLRLDLANSGLPLSRLNAQLCYWARNGRLIRTAPSTYKITFPDPLTPATGP from the coding sequence GTGGCTCAGTCTGTCATGCGCGCAACCGACGTGTTCGCGCCTGGACATATCGGTGAGTTGACGCAGGTCATCCCACCCGAGTTGGTGGATGCGGTGCTGGACGAGACCGGAGCCCGAGAGCGGCGGCTACGGAGCCTCCCCTCGCGCGTCGGGGTGTACTTCGTGCTCGCACTCGGCCTGTTCGAGCATCTGGGTGCCGGAATGGTGTGGGGCAAGCTCGTGGCCGGGCTCGCCGCTGTCGTGCCGCGGCCGTCAGAGAAGGCACTTCGTGATCTGCGTCGGCGGGTCGGCGTGGCCCCGCTCAAGCGGCTGTTCGACGTGCTGGCCGGCCCGCTGGCTCAGCCGTCCACACCTGGAGTGCGCTACCGACGCTGGCGCACGGTCGCCTTCGACGGCTGCGGGAGCTTGAACGTCCCCGACCACGAGCGCAACCGGTCCTGGCTCGGCCGCACCGAGCGCCGCCACGGTCCGGCAGGCTACCCCCGGATCATGCTCATGACCCTGTGCGAGACCGGCACACGCGGCCTCATCGCCGCAGACTTCGGCCCCGCGACCAAGGGCGAGGCCGACTACGCCCACGACCTGGTCGGCCACCTGAGCTCGGACATGCTCCTCCTGGCGGATCGCGCCTTCGACAGCAATGAACTACTCGCAGACATCGCGGCTCAAGGGGCGCAATTCCTGATTCGCGCCACCAGCGTCCGACGCCCACCAGTGCTGGCGCTACTGCCCGGCGGCTCCTACTTGACGCGGATCGCAGGCCTCTCGTTGCGGATGATCGAGGCCGAGATCCGCTCCCGCACCGCCGACGGCGGCGACTTCGGCGGAACCTACCGCCTGCTGACCACGCTCACCGACCATCGCACCGATCCCGCCGACCACCTGGTGCGTCTCTATCACGAACGCTGGGAGATCGAGATCACCTACCTGGCGCTCCGTCACACTCTACTCAAGGGCCGAGTTCTCCGATCGAAGGACCCAGTGGGCCTCGAGCAGGAAATGTGGGGACTTCTCACGCTCTACCAAGCCTTGCGCTCGGTGATGGTGACCGCGGTGGAGACAACGCCCGGCTGCGACCCGGACCGGGCCGGCTTCACCGTCGCTCTGGAGGCCGCCCGTGACGCGATCGTCAGCCTCATCGGAACGACCTCAGCGTCGGGGCCGAGTAACGGCTCCGACCTGGTGGGACACATCGGCGCCCGCGTCCTGCAGGCGCTGCTTCCCAGGCGCCGAATGCGGCTGTCCGCCCGCATCGTCAAGTGCGGAACCTCCCGCTACAACATCTGGAATCGTGACGGTCGCCCCCGCGGCAGCACACCGATCACCGGCATCGCGATCACCGTGCACCCACCGTCCCTGTCCAGTGCGCACGATCCAGACCAGGCTCCCACGGGCCGTTGGGGCCGGGTCTGCCAGATCCTGGCCGCGAACTCCAACAAGGCCATGCACGCCCGTGACATCACACTGCGTCTCGACCTCGCCAACTCCGGACTCCCCCTGAGCCGCCTCAATGCACAACTCTGCTACTGGGCCCGCAACGGCCGGCTCATCCGCACCGCACCGAGCACCTACAAGATCACCTTCCCCGATCCCTTGACACCGGCAACAGGCCCTTAA
- a CDS encoding IS5 family transposase — protein MSAAGDGYPSDLTDEQWALIEPLLPAPRTGRKGGRREKHPRRRIVDAILYLARTGCQWRYLPKDFPPFQTVYWYFTWWHDDGTVERVHDALRVKVREADGRSAEPSAGLVDSQSVRAADTVPKSTSGFDAGKKTKGRKRFIVTDTLGLLLAVHVLAASVQDRDGAKRSLLWTRLDHPTIEKIWADQGFAGRLVEWSSAVLHRTLEIVRKDPGQRGFKVQPKRWAVERTFAWITTRRRLACDYERNPAHSETMIRWAMTDLILRRLTRGRPATRQGPRPLRKITP, from the coding sequence GTGAGTGCTGCTGGGGATGGTTACCCGTCTGATCTGACGGATGAACAGTGGGCGTTGATTGAGCCGTTGCTGCCTGCTCCAAGGACGGGTCGCAAGGGCGGGCGGCGGGAGAAGCACCCGCGTCGGCGGATCGTGGACGCGATCTTGTACTTGGCGCGGACCGGGTGCCAGTGGCGGTATCTGCCCAAGGATTTCCCGCCCTTCCAGACGGTGTACTGGTACTTCACCTGGTGGCACGACGACGGCACCGTGGAGCGCGTCCACGACGCGCTGCGGGTCAAGGTCCGCGAGGCCGACGGCCGTTCCGCTGAGCCGTCCGCGGGCCTGGTCGACTCGCAGTCCGTGCGGGCGGCCGACACGGTGCCGAAGTCCACCAGCGGCTTCGACGCGGGCAAGAAGACCAAGGGCCGCAAACGGTTCATCGTCACCGACACCCTCGGCCTCCTCCTGGCCGTGCACGTGCTGGCCGCAAGCGTCCAGGACCGCGACGGAGCCAAGCGCTCCCTGCTGTGGACCCGCCTGGACCACCCAACCATCGAGAAGATCTGGGCCGACCAGGGCTTCGCCGGCCGACTCGTCGAGTGGTCCTCTGCCGTCTTGCACCGCACGCTGGAGATCGTCCGCAAGGACCCCGGACAGCGCGGCTTCAAGGTCCAGCCGAAGCGCTGGGCGGTGGAGCGCACGTTCGCCTGGATCACCACACGCCGCCGCCTGGCCTGCGACTACGAACGCAACCCGGCCCACTCCGAAACCATGATCCGCTGGGCCATGACCGACCTGATACTCCGCCGACTCACCCGAGGCCGACCCGCCACCCGCCAAGGACCCCGACCACTACGGAAAATCACCCCGTAA
- a CDS encoding N-acetyltransferase — MSWLPDDFVHPVLVPLPGGGHHLRPIREADTPLDYPAVMGSRERLWTIFGPAWGWPAATMTYEADKADLLRHEKEIAAHQSFNYALFDAAETALLGCVYIDPPERAGADGEISWWVVDELVGSKVEQALDALVPQWIAADWPFEQPRFIGREISWSDWLALPEHPDG, encoded by the coding sequence ATGAGCTGGCTTCCCGATGACTTCGTCCACCCCGTCCTGGTACCGCTGCCGGGCGGTGGTCACCACCTGCGGCCGATCCGGGAGGCGGACACCCCGCTCGACTATCCGGCTGTGATGGGTTCGCGCGAGCGGCTGTGGACCATCTTCGGCCCGGCCTGGGGCTGGCCCGCGGCCACCATGACCTACGAGGCCGACAAGGCCGACCTGTTGCGGCACGAGAAGGAGATCGCCGCACACCAGTCTTTCAATTATGCGCTGTTCGACGCGGCGGAGACAGCTCTACTCGGCTGCGTCTACATCGACCCACCGGAGAGGGCCGGCGCGGACGGCGAGATCTCCTGGTGGGTGGTGGACGAGCTGGTGGGCAGCAAGGTCGAGCAGGCCCTCGACGCGCTGGTGCCGCAGTGGATCGCCGCCGACTGGCCGTTCGAGCAGCCGCGCTTCATCGGCCGCGAGATCTCCTGGTCGGACTGGCTCGCCCTGCCGGAGCATCCCGACGGGTAA
- a CDS encoding contact-dependent growth inhibition system immunity protein, which translates to MHLRENRLVTGFIDRARSLEELERERWQAPPADATRLVATVHALRSRPIGTLTVEDLRLLIGQDVGLLVLLPFAVEVLRDNPLAEGDMYEGDLLSAVLTRSPTVWGAHPELANQLNVIVGGLTDLSPDLRSVVEEFAAVQDS; encoded by the coding sequence TTGCATCTGCGAGAGAATCGGCTGGTGACTGGATTCATCGACCGTGCTCGGTCCCTTGAGGAGCTTGAACGTGAACGCTGGCAGGCTCCCCCAGCCGATGCCACCCGTCTCGTTGCGACGGTGCATGCCCTGCGAAGTCGGCCGATCGGGACTCTGACCGTTGAGGACCTGCGGCTGCTGATCGGGCAGGATGTTGGGCTACTGGTGCTTCTTCCGTTCGCGGTCGAGGTGCTTCGTGACAACCCGCTGGCCGAAGGCGATATGTACGAGGGCGACCTGCTGTCCGCGGTCCTGACCAGGAGCCCGACAGTCTGGGGCGCTCACCCGGAGCTCGCAAACCAACTGAACGTCATCGTCGGCGGCCTCACCGACCTATCGCCGGACCTACGAAGCGTGGTCGAGGAGTTCGCCGCCGTCCAGGACTCCTGA